One genomic window of Pseudomonas chlororaphis subsp. piscium includes the following:
- a CDS encoding efflux transporter outer membrane subunit, which yields MSVKVFLPSLLVLALSACAVGPDYQTPTTEAANITAATDGAAGQKNFDRARFEGIWWQQFDDPVLNQLVTQSLQGNRELRVAFARLRAARAIRDDASNDAMPTITSRASSDLAKGQIPGQTTSRVNSERYDLGLDMAWELDLFGRIQRNLEASEADQQAAEADLYQLQVTMIAELVDAYGQLRGAQLREKIALANLSNQQESRKITESLRDAGVGDQLDVVRADARLAAVEASVPQLQAEQVRQRNRIATLLGERPDKLSVDLKPAQLPAIAKALPIGDPGELLQRRPDILSAERQLAAANARIGVAKADLFPRVSLSGFLGFTAGRGSQIGSSAANAWALGPSITWAAFDLGSVRARLRGANADADGALATYEQQVLLALEESENAFSDYGKRQQRLISLIRQSESSRAAADLAEIRYREGTVDFLVLLDAQRERLAAEDSQAQAEVDLYRGIVAIYKALGGGWQPETVASK from the coding sequence ATGAGCGTGAAAGTCTTCCTGCCGAGCTTGCTGGTACTGGCCCTGAGTGCCTGTGCCGTCGGCCCGGACTACCAGACCCCGACCACCGAGGCGGCCAACATCACGGCCGCCACCGATGGCGCCGCGGGCCAGAAGAATTTCGACCGCGCGCGTTTCGAAGGCATCTGGTGGCAGCAGTTCGACGACCCGGTGCTCAACCAGCTGGTGACCCAGTCCCTGCAGGGCAACCGTGAGTTGCGCGTGGCCTTCGCCCGTCTGCGGGCCGCCCGGGCGATTCGCGACGACGCCAGCAACGATGCGATGCCGACCATCACCAGCCGCGCCAGCAGCGACCTGGCCAAGGGTCAGATCCCCGGCCAGACCACCAGTCGGGTCAACAGCGAACGCTACGACCTGGGCCTGGACATGGCCTGGGAACTGGACCTGTTCGGCCGCATCCAGCGCAACCTGGAAGCCAGCGAAGCCGACCAGCAGGCCGCCGAGGCCGACCTCTACCAGCTGCAAGTCACCATGATTGCCGAGCTGGTGGATGCCTACGGCCAGCTGCGCGGCGCCCAGCTGCGGGAGAAGATCGCCCTGGCCAACCTGAGCAACCAGCAGGAGTCGCGCAAGATCACCGAAAGCCTGCGCGACGCCGGCGTCGGCGACCAGCTCGACGTGGTCCGCGCCGATGCGCGCCTGGCCGCGGTGGAAGCCAGCGTGCCGCAACTGCAGGCCGAACAGGTGCGCCAGCGCAACCGTATCGCCACCCTGCTGGGCGAGCGCCCGGACAAGCTCAGCGTCGACCTCAAACCCGCGCAGTTGCCGGCGATTGCCAAGGCCTTGCCGATCGGTGACCCGGGCGAACTGCTGCAACGCCGTCCGGACATTCTCAGCGCCGAACGCCAGCTGGCCGCCGCCAACGCGCGGATCGGCGTGGCCAAGGCCGACCTGTTCCCCCGGGTCAGCCTCAGCGGCTTCCTCGGCTTCACTGCCGGCCGTGGTTCGCAGATCGGCTCCTCCGCCGCCAACGCCTGGGCCCTGGGCCCGAGCATTACCTGGGCCGCCTTCGACCTGGGTAGCGTGCGCGCCCGTCTGCGCGGCGCCAATGCCGACGCCGACGGCGCCCTGGCGACCTACGAGCAGCAAGTGCTGCTGGCCCTGGAAGAGTCGGAAAACGCTTTCAGCGATTACGGCAAGCGCCAGCAACGGCTGATCTCGCTGATTCGCCAGAGCGAGTCGAGCCGCGCCGCGGCCGACCTGGCGGAAATCCGCTACCGCGAAGGCACCGTCGACTTCCTGGTGCTGCTCGACGCCCAGCGCGAACGCCTAGCCGCCGAGGACTCCCAGGCCCAGGCCGAGGTTGACCTGTACCGTGGCATCGTCGCCATCTACAAAGCCCTGGGTGGCGGCTGGCAGCCTGAGACGGTCGCCAGCAAGTAA
- a CDS encoding DUF1656 domain-containing protein, which yields MPIDFEFGGVYLPPIAQALLLALPIFLLLDWGLRRLGVLRFVWHEALFEGALYACVCAIVILLMGSL from the coding sequence TTGCCCATTGATTTCGAATTCGGCGGCGTCTACCTGCCGCCCATCGCCCAGGCCCTGTTGCTGGCCTTGCCGATTTTCCTGCTGCTCGACTGGGGGCTGCGGCGCCTCGGTGTGTTGCGCTTCGTCTGGCACGAAGCTTTGTTCGAAGGGGCGCTGTATGCCTGCGTCTGCGCCATTGTCATTCTGCTGATGGGAAGCCTATGA
- the mexE gene encoding multidrug efflux RND transporter periplasmic adaptor subunit MexE, producing the protein MEQSLKHLRFPLALLAVLVMSACGKAPQTAANMPAAKVSVAKVLEQPVNEWDEFTGRLEAPETVQIRPRVSGQIDQVAFTEGALVKKGDLLFQIDPRPFQAEVRRLEAQLQQARATATRSANEAQRGQRLLTSNAISAELADTRTSAAQEARAGVDAIQAQLDVAKLNLSFTRVSAPISGRVSRAEITAGNLVTADVTPLTSVVSTDKVYAYFDADERVYLKYTQLARQGQRGQTTPVYLGLSNEDGHPHLGQMNFVDNQVNPQTGTIRGRAVFDNSDGSYTPGLYARLKLVGSGTYSAMLINDEAVGTDLGKKFVLVMDADNKPAYRAVELGPKIEGLRIVRNGLNKDDTIIVKGLQRARPGAPVSPEVVPMASKETLAALAQQRQALEASNLPQVAPAKGAPEAAAKLASAATPRG; encoded by the coding sequence ATGGAACAGTCACTCAAACACTTACGCTTCCCTCTCGCATTATTGGCTGTGCTGGTGATGAGCGCCTGTGGCAAGGCACCGCAAACAGCCGCCAACATGCCCGCCGCCAAAGTCAGCGTGGCCAAGGTGCTGGAACAACCGGTCAACGAATGGGACGAGTTCACCGGTCGCCTCGAGGCGCCCGAAACCGTACAGATCCGCCCACGGGTTTCCGGCCAGATCGATCAGGTGGCCTTCACCGAAGGCGCCCTGGTGAAAAAAGGCGACCTGCTGTTCCAGATCGACCCACGGCCGTTCCAGGCCGAAGTGCGTCGCCTGGAAGCCCAGCTGCAACAAGCCCGGGCCACCGCCACCCGCAGTGCCAATGAAGCCCAGCGTGGCCAGCGCCTGCTGACCAGCAACGCGATTTCCGCCGAACTGGCCGACACCCGCACCAGCGCCGCCCAGGAAGCCCGCGCCGGGGTCGACGCGATCCAGGCCCAACTGGACGTGGCCAAGCTCAACCTGAGCTTCACCCGGGTCAGCGCGCCCATCAGCGGTCGCGTCAGCCGCGCGGAAATCACCGCCGGCAACCTGGTGACCGCCGACGTCACCCCGCTGACCAGCGTGGTGTCCACCGACAAGGTCTACGCCTACTTCGACGCCGACGAGCGTGTGTACCTCAAGTACACCCAGCTCGCCCGCCAGGGCCAACGTGGCCAGACCACTCCGGTCTACCTCGGCCTGTCCAATGAAGATGGCCACCCGCACCTGGGCCAGATGAACTTCGTCGACAACCAGGTCAACCCGCAGACCGGCACCATCCGTGGTCGCGCGGTGTTCGACAACAGCGACGGCAGCTACACCCCGGGCCTCTATGCGCGCCTGAAACTGGTGGGCAGCGGCACCTACTCCGCCATGCTGATCAACGACGAAGCGGTGGGTACCGACCTGGGCAAGAAGTTCGTGCTGGTGATGGACGCCGACAACAAGCCGGCGTACCGCGCCGTCGAGCTGGGGCCGAAGATCGAAGGCCTGCGCATTGTGCGCAACGGCCTGAACAAGGACGACACCATCATCGTCAAGGGTCTGCAGCGAGCCCGTCCGGGCGCGCCGGTCAGCCCTGAAGTGGTGCCGATGGCCAGCAAGGAAACCCTCGCCGCCCTGGCGCAACAACGACAAGCCCTGGAAGCCAGCAACCTGCCTCAAGTCGCCCCCGCCAAGGGCGCGCCTGAAGCGGCTGCGAAACTGGCCAGCGCTGCGACTCCACGCGGTTAA
- a CDS encoding HlyD family efflux transporter periplasmic adaptor subunit, with the protein MNLKNTLARSITLVAVLLALVLGWFAWEHYTRAPWTRDARVRADVVTLSADVAGRIVSLQVQDNQHVDKGQLLLEIDPAQYALAVEHAKRSVEVAVATLGQSEAAIAASAAQLKQRQSEERRRRSLKQGFAISGEEWEKSNTDVAVAQADLLRDQANLGLAQANVHLAQAALKQAELDLQRTRVEAPVSGYVTNLQTRQGDYASAGAALLALVDSDSFYVSGYFEETKLPRIEEGSAVRIQLMSGETFGGKVQSIAFAITDRENSQGSRLLANINPSYTWVKLAQRVPVRIAIDPDYPGRDRLRAGTTATVTVLE; encoded by the coding sequence ATGAATCTGAAAAACACCCTGGCCCGCTCGATCACCCTGGTGGCGGTACTGCTGGCGCTGGTGCTGGGCTGGTTCGCCTGGGAGCATTACACCCGCGCGCCCTGGACCCGCGACGCGCGGGTGCGGGCCGATGTGGTGACGCTGTCGGCGGACGTCGCCGGGCGCATCGTCAGCCTGCAGGTGCAGGACAACCAGCACGTGGACAAGGGCCAGCTGCTGCTGGAGATCGACCCGGCGCAATATGCCCTGGCCGTGGAGCATGCCAAGCGCTCGGTGGAAGTGGCGGTCGCCACCCTCGGCCAGTCCGAAGCGGCGATTGCCGCCAGCGCCGCGCAGCTCAAGCAGCGGCAAAGCGAAGAGCGCCGGCGCCGGAGCCTGAAACAGGGCTTCGCGATTTCCGGCGAGGAGTGGGAGAAGTCCAATACCGATGTGGCGGTGGCCCAGGCCGACCTGTTGCGCGACCAGGCCAACCTCGGCCTGGCCCAGGCCAACGTGCACCTGGCCCAGGCGGCGCTGAAACAGGCCGAGCTGGACCTGCAGCGCACCCGGGTCGAGGCCCCGGTCAGCGGCTACGTGACCAACCTGCAGACCCGCCAGGGCGACTACGCCAGTGCCGGCGCGGCCTTGCTGGCCCTGGTGGACAGCGACTCCTTTTATGTCAGCGGCTACTTCGAGGAAACCAAGCTGCCGCGGATCGAGGAGGGCAGCGCGGTGCGCATCCAGCTGATGAGCGGCGAGACCTTCGGCGGCAAGGTGCAGAGCATCGCCTTCGCCATTACCGACCGCGAGAACTCCCAGGGCAGCCGCCTGCTGGCCAACATCAACCCCAGCTACACCTGGGTCAAGCTGGCGCAGCGGGTGCCGGTGCGGATCGCCATCGACCCCGATTACCCGGGCAGGGACAGGTTGCGCGCCGGGACTACGGCGACGGTGACGGTGTTGGAGTAA
- a CDS encoding efflux RND transporter permease subunit — protein sequence MNFSQFFISRPIFAAVLSLMILIAGSISLFQLPISEYPEVVPPTVVVRANFPGANPKVIGETVAAPLEQAITGVENMLYMSSQSTADGKITLTITFALGTDLDNAQVQVQNRVTRTEPKLPEEVTRIGITVDKASPDLTMVVHLTSPDKRYDMLYLSNYAILNIKDELARLGGVGDVQLFGMGDYSLRVWLDPNKTASRNLTATDVVTAIREQNRQVAAGTLGAPPAPSATSFQLSVNTQGRLVTEEEFENIIIRAGSNGEITRLKDIARVELGSNQYALRSLLNNQPAVAIPIFQRPGSNAIQISNEVRAKMTELKQSFPQGMDFSIVYDPTIFVRGSIEAVVHTLFEALILVVLVVILFLQTWRASIIPLVAVPVSLIGTFAVMHLFGFSLNALSLFGLVLAIGIVVDDAIVVVENVERNIGLGLNPVEATKRAMREVTGPIIATALVLCAVFVPAAFISGLTGQFYKQFALTIAISTVISAFNSLTLSPALAAVLLKDHHAPKDGFSKFLDKLLGGWLFKPFNRFFDRASHGYVGTVRRVIRGSGIALFLYAGLMVLTWFGFAHTPMGFVPAQDKQYLVAFAQLPDAASLDRTEDVIKRMSDIALKQPGVESAVAFPGLSINGFTNSPNNGIVFVTLKPFDERKDPSMSAGAIAGALNGKYADIQEAYMAIFPPPPVQGLGTIGGFRLQVEDRSGMGYEELYKEVQNVITKSRSVPELAGLFTSYQVNVPQVDAAIDREKAKTHGVAISDIFDTLQVYLGSLYANDFNRFGRTYQVNVQAEQQFRLEAEQIGQLKVRNNKGEMIPLATFIKVSDTSGPDRVMHYNGFVTAEINGAAAPGYSSGQAEAAIEKLLKEELPNGMTYEWTELTYQQILAGNTALFVFPLCVLLAFLVLAAQYESWSLPLAVILIVPMTLLSAITGVILSGGDNNIFTQIGLIVLVGLACKNAILIVEFAKDKQEEGLDPLAAVLEACRLRLRPILMTSFAFIMGVVPLVFSSGAGAEMRHAMGVAVFSGMLGVTFFGLLLTPVFYVLIRNYVERSEARKATRALKLEAQQ from the coding sequence ATGAATTTCTCCCAATTCTTCATTTCACGGCCGATCTTCGCAGCGGTGCTTTCGCTGATGATCCTGATCGCCGGCTCCATCTCGCTGTTCCAGCTGCCCATCAGCGAATACCCGGAAGTGGTACCGCCGACCGTGGTGGTGCGCGCCAACTTCCCGGGCGCCAACCCGAAAGTCATCGGCGAAACCGTGGCCGCCCCCCTGGAGCAGGCCATCACCGGCGTCGAGAACATGCTCTACATGTCCTCGCAGTCCACCGCCGACGGCAAGATCACCCTGACCATCACCTTCGCCCTGGGTACCGACCTGGACAACGCCCAGGTGCAGGTGCAGAACCGCGTGACCCGGACCGAGCCCAAGCTGCCTGAAGAGGTGACGCGCATCGGTATCACCGTGGACAAGGCATCGCCCGACCTGACCATGGTCGTGCACTTGACCTCGCCGGACAAACGCTACGACATGCTCTACCTGTCCAACTACGCCATCCTCAATATCAAGGATGAGCTGGCGCGCCTGGGCGGCGTCGGCGACGTGCAGCTGTTCGGCATGGGCGACTACTCGCTGCGGGTCTGGCTCGATCCGAACAAGACCGCTTCGCGCAACCTGACCGCCACCGACGTGGTCACCGCCATTCGCGAGCAGAACCGCCAGGTCGCCGCCGGTACCCTGGGCGCCCCGCCCGCGCCGAGCGCCACCAGCTTCCAGCTGTCGGTCAACACCCAGGGTCGCCTGGTGACCGAGGAAGAGTTCGAGAACATCATCATTCGCGCAGGCAGTAACGGCGAGATCACTCGCCTGAAAGACATCGCCCGGGTCGAGCTGGGTTCCAACCAGTACGCCCTGCGTTCGCTGCTGAACAACCAGCCGGCGGTGGCGATCCCGATCTTCCAGCGCCCTGGCTCCAACGCCATCCAGATCTCCAACGAAGTGCGGGCCAAGATGACGGAGCTGAAGCAGAGCTTCCCGCAAGGCATGGACTTCAGCATCGTCTACGACCCGACCATCTTCGTGCGTGGTTCCATCGAGGCAGTGGTGCATACCCTGTTCGAAGCGCTGATCCTGGTGGTGCTGGTGGTGATCCTGTTCCTGCAGACCTGGCGCGCCTCGATCATCCCGCTGGTGGCGGTGCCGGTCTCGCTGATCGGTACCTTCGCCGTGATGCACCTGTTCGGCTTCTCGCTCAACGCCCTGTCACTGTTCGGGCTGGTGCTGGCCATCGGTATCGTGGTGGACGACGCCATCGTGGTGGTGGAAAACGTCGAGCGTAATATCGGCCTCGGCCTGAACCCGGTGGAAGCCACCAAGCGCGCCATGCGCGAGGTGACCGGGCCGATCATCGCCACCGCCCTGGTGCTCTGCGCGGTGTTCGTGCCGGCGGCCTTCATCAGCGGCCTGACCGGGCAGTTCTACAAGCAGTTCGCCCTGACCATCGCGATCTCCACGGTGATCTCGGCCTTCAACTCCCTGACCCTGTCGCCGGCCCTGGCCGCGGTCTTGCTCAAGGATCACCACGCACCGAAGGACGGCTTCTCCAAGTTCCTCGACAAGTTGCTGGGTGGCTGGCTGTTCAAACCCTTCAACCGTTTCTTCGATCGTGCCAGCCATGGCTACGTCGGCACCGTGCGCCGAGTGATTCGTGGCAGCGGCATCGCCCTGTTCCTCTATGCGGGCCTGATGGTACTGACCTGGTTCGGCTTCGCCCACACGCCGATGGGCTTCGTCCCGGCCCAGGACAAGCAATACCTGGTGGCCTTCGCCCAACTGCCGGACGCCGCGAGCCTGGACCGCACCGAGGACGTGATCAAACGCATGTCCGACATCGCCCTGAAGCAACCGGGCGTGGAAAGCGCGGTGGCCTTCCCGGGCCTGTCGATCAACGGTTTCACCAACAGCCCGAACAACGGCATCGTGTTCGTGACCCTCAAGCCTTTCGACGAGCGCAAGGACCCGAGCATGTCCGCCGGAGCCATCGCCGGCGCCCTGAACGGCAAGTACGCCGATATCCAGGAAGCCTACATGGCGATCTTCCCACCGCCGCCGGTACAGGGCCTGGGGACCATTGGCGGCTTCCGCCTACAGGTCGAGGACCGCAGCGGCATGGGTTACGAAGAGCTGTATAAAGAAGTGCAGAACGTCATCACCAAGAGTCGCAGCGTGCCGGAACTGGCCGGGCTGTTCACCAGCTATCAGGTCAACGTGCCTCAGGTCGATGCGGCTATCGACCGGGAAAAGGCCAAGACCCACGGCGTGGCCATCAGCGATATCTTCGACACCCTGCAGGTCTACCTGGGCTCGCTGTACGCCAACGACTTCAACCGTTTTGGCCGTACCTACCAGGTCAACGTCCAGGCCGAACAGCAGTTCCGTCTCGAGGCCGAGCAGATCGGCCAGCTGAAAGTGCGCAACAACAAGGGCGAGATGATCCCTCTGGCGACCTTCATCAAGGTCAGCGATACCTCGGGCCCCGACCGCGTGATGCACTACAACGGCTTCGTCACCGCGGAAATCAACGGCGCGGCCGCACCGGGCTACAGCTCCGGCCAGGCAGAAGCGGCGATCGAGAAACTGCTCAAGGAAGAACTGCCCAACGGCATGACCTACGAATGGACCGAGCTGACCTACCAGCAGATCCTTGCCGGTAACACCGCGCTGTTCGTCTTCCCGCTCTGCGTACTGCTGGCGTTCCTGGTACTGGCGGCGCAATACGAGAGCTGGAGCCTGCCGCTGGCGGTGATCCTGATCGTGCCCATGACCCTGCTGTCGGCCATCACCGGGGTGATCCTGTCCGGTGGCGACAACAACATCTTTACCCAGATCGGCCTGATAGTACTGGTGGGCCTGGCGTGTAAGAACGCGATCCTGATCGTCGAGTTCGCCAAGGACAAACAGGAAGAAGGCCTCGACCCGCTGGCCGCGGTGCTGGAAGCCTGCCGCCTGCGTCTGCGGCCGATCCTGATGACCTCGTTCGCCTTCATCATGGGTGTGGTGCCCCTGGTGTTCTCCAGCGGCGCCGGCGCGGAAATGCGTCATGCCATGGGTGTCGCGGTGTTCTCCGGGATGCTCGGGGTGACCTTCTTCGGCCTGCTGCTGACCCCGGTGTTCTACGTCCTGATCCGCAACTATGTGGAGCGCAGCGAAGCCCGCAAAGCGACCCGTGCCCTGAAACTGGAGGCGCAACAATGA
- a CDS encoding ABC transporter substrate-binding protein has product MRTLLQLAAAALAASISLGASALTLTIGDQSYNTRAVMDAAGVLDDLPYTLEWKQFTAGSPVAEALNSGSLDLGLLGDAPPLFLGALGAPIKVIAVTQQNLSGVAIVVNQDSPIKTVADIRGKRVAIWKGSWSQQLLFSALDKAGVPRDAVDIRYLSALDAFHALEGGSVDVIATWEPYVTQQERRGGRVIATAQGLIPAQSFVVGNNRSLEEKRAAIGDFLQRLKKARAWSVNDPAHSEAYADAWAERTRADREIARAWFRRAKTDVGPVSPQNIADAQKTVDFFSGIGLIKSYPAASLFDTSFNAALQNPSVTLQAAP; this is encoded by the coding sequence TTGCGTACACTTCTGCAACTGGCCGCCGCCGCGCTGGCCGCGTCCATCAGCCTCGGTGCCTCGGCGCTCACCCTCACCATCGGCGACCAAAGCTACAACACCCGTGCGGTGATGGATGCCGCCGGTGTGCTCGACGACTTGCCTTACACCCTGGAATGGAAGCAGTTCACCGCCGGCTCGCCGGTGGCCGAAGCGCTGAACTCCGGCAGCCTCGACCTCGGGCTGCTGGGGGACGCGCCACCGCTGTTCCTCGGCGCCCTGGGGGCGCCGATCAAGGTGATCGCGGTCACCCAGCAGAATCTTTCCGGGGTGGCCATCGTGGTCAACCAGGATTCGCCGATCAAGACCGTCGCCGACATCCGCGGCAAGCGCGTGGCGATCTGGAAGGGTTCCTGGAGCCAGCAACTGCTGTTCAGCGCGTTGGACAAGGCCGGCGTGCCCCGTGACGCGGTGGACATCCGCTACCTCAGCGCCCTCGATGCCTTCCATGCGCTGGAAGGCGGTTCGGTGGATGTGATCGCCACCTGGGAACCCTACGTGACGCAACAGGAGCGGCGCGGCGGCCGGGTGATCGCCACGGCGCAAGGGCTGATCCCGGCGCAGAGTTTCGTGGTCGGCAACAACCGTTCCCTGGAAGAAAAACGCGCGGCCATCGGCGACTTCCTGCAACGGCTGAAAAAAGCCCGGGCCTGGAGCGTCAACGATCCTGCCCACAGCGAGGCCTATGCCGATGCCTGGGCCGAGCGCACCCGCGCCGATCGCGAGATCGCCCGTGCCTGGTTCCGTCGGGCGAAAACCGACGTGGGGCCGGTCAGCCCGCAGAACATCGCCGACGCGCAGAAGACCGTGGATTTCTTCAGTGGCATCGGCCTGATCAAGTCCTACCCGGCCGCCAGCCTGTTCGACACTTCCTTTAATGCCGCCTTGCAGAATCCTTCTGTGACGCTTCAGGCCGCGCCGTAA
- a CDS encoding LLM class flavin-dependent oxidoreductase produces MSTRQLKLGALTMGVGGPGRHNLWLDPELPADASVNIDWYIDIARQAEAALFDLIFIVDSQFITPGSPPHYLNRLEPLTLLSALAVSTRHIGLVGTVTTSYNEPFNVARRLASLDLISKGRAGWNVVTSGDAGTAGNYGRDEHYDYDTRYGRAREHVQVVQGLWQSWEDDAFVRDRASGRYFDPAKLHALNHKGEHFSVVGPLNLQRSPQGQPVIFQAGDSEQGRELGAAIADVVFTHAPSLEQGQAFYREIKERALRQGRDPEQVLVLPGAEVFVGDSDEQARELERHYHATDHSFEQALLEFGRSFGWHDFSQYELDAPFPAQALEFARSSFFTVAKRITERAVSEGLSLRQAVQASRQLRPGAFVGSAETIAAKMSEWFEARAVDGFNIYIGHPGQFRRFTEEVVPLLQERGVYRREYPGSTLRENLGLRIPRNLR; encoded by the coding sequence ATGAGCACACGACAACTGAAACTGGGCGCCCTGACCATGGGCGTCGGTGGTCCCGGCCGGCACAACCTGTGGCTGGACCCCGAATTGCCGGCCGACGCCAGCGTCAATATCGACTGGTACATCGACATTGCGCGCCAGGCCGAGGCGGCGTTGTTCGACCTGATCTTCATCGTCGACAGCCAGTTCATCACCCCGGGTTCGCCGCCCCATTACCTGAATCGCCTGGAGCCGCTGACGCTGCTCTCGGCCCTGGCGGTGAGCACGCGGCATATCGGCCTGGTGGGCACGGTCACCACTTCCTATAACGAGCCGTTCAACGTCGCCCGCCGCCTGGCCTCGCTGGACCTGATCAGCAAAGGCCGCGCCGGCTGGAACGTGGTCACCAGCGGCGACGCCGGCACCGCCGGCAACTACGGGCGTGACGAGCACTACGACTACGACACCCGCTATGGCCGGGCCCGGGAGCATGTGCAGGTGGTGCAGGGCTTGTGGCAGTCCTGGGAGGACGACGCCTTTGTCCGGGATCGTGCCAGCGGGCGTTATTTCGACCCGGCCAAGCTGCATGCGCTGAACCACAAGGGCGAGCATTTTTCCGTGGTCGGACCGCTCAATCTGCAACGCTCGCCACAAGGCCAGCCGGTGATCTTCCAGGCGGGTGACTCCGAACAGGGGCGTGAGCTGGGCGCGGCGATTGCCGATGTGGTCTTCACCCACGCGCCGAGCCTGGAGCAGGGCCAGGCGTTCTACCGGGAAATCAAGGAACGCGCGCTGCGCCAGGGTCGCGATCCGGAACAGGTGCTGGTGCTGCCGGGGGCCGAGGTGTTCGTCGGCGATAGCGACGAGCAGGCGCGGGAACTCGAACGCCATTACCACGCGACCGATCACAGCTTCGAGCAGGCCCTGCTGGAGTTCGGCCGTTCCTTTGGCTGGCACGACTTCAGCCAGTACGAACTGGATGCACCTTTCCCGGCCCAGGCCCTGGAGTTCGCCCGCAGCAGCTTTTTCACCGTGGCCAAGCGCATCACCGAGCGCGCGGTCAGCGAAGGGCTCAGCCTGCGCCAGGCGGTGCAGGCCTCCCGACAGCTGCGCCCCGGCGCCTTTGTCGGCAGCGCCGAAACCATCGCGGCGAAGATGAGTGAGTGGTTCGAGGCGCGGGCCGTGGACGGTTTCAATATCTATATCGGCCACCCGGGGCA